One genomic region from Vitis riparia cultivar Riparia Gloire de Montpellier isolate 1030 chromosome 17, EGFV_Vit.rip_1.0, whole genome shotgun sequence encodes:
- the LOC117904807 gene encoding serine/threonine-protein kinase STY13-like, with the protein MKESSDGFVRADQIDLKSLDEQLEKHLNRVWTMDKNKKKEDDASSAAAIPTLAPSTTASTTAPTTARQDWEIDPSKLIIKTVIARGTFGTVHRGVYDGQDVAVKLLDWGEEGHRTEAEIASLRAAFTQEVAVWHKLDHPNVTKFIGATMGSAELNIQTENGHIGMPSNICCVVVEYLPGGALKSYLIKNRRRKLAFKVVIQLALDLARGLSYLHSQKIVHRDVKTENMLLDKTRTVKIADFGVARVEASNPNDMTGETGTLGYMAPEVLNGSPYNRKCDVYSFGICLWEIYCCDMPYPDLSFSEVTSAVVRQNLRPEIPRCCPNSLANVMKRCWDANPDKRPEMDEVVAMIEAIDTSRGGGMLPVDQPQGCLCFFRKYRGP; encoded by the exons atgaaggagagCAGTGATGGGTTTGTGAGGGCAGATCAGATTGATCTCAAGAGCTTGGATGAGCAACTGGAGAAGCATCTTAACAGAGTATGGACCATGGAcaagaacaagaagaaagagGATGACGCCTCCTCCGCCGCCGCCATCCCCACCCTCGCCCCCTCCACCACCGCCTCCACCACCGCCCCCACCACCGCCCGACAAGACTGGGAGATCGACCCCTCCAAGCTCATCATCAAGACCGTCATTGCTCGTGGCACTTTCGGCACTGTCCACCGTGGCGTTTACGACGGCCAAGATGTCGCCG TTAAACTGCTTGATTGGGGGGAAGAGGGTCACAGGACAGAAGCTGAAATTGCTTCACTGAGGGCGGCTTTTACGCAAGAGGTAGCCGTGTGGCATAAGCTTGACCATCCTAATGTAACAAAG TTTATAGGGGCGACGATGGGCTCAGCGGAGCTAAACATACAAACGGAGAATGGTCATATAGGCATGCCAAGTAATATTTGTTGTGTTGTTGTGGAGTATCTTCCAGGGGGTGCCCTGAAATCTTATCTCATAAAGAACCGAAGAAGAAAGTTGGCTTTCAAAGTTGTCATTCAGCTGGCACTTGATCTTGCAAGAGG GTTGAGTTACCTTCACTCTCAGAAGATTGTTCACAGAGATGTAAAGACAGAGAACATGCTATTGGACAAGACTCGAACTGTAAAGATAGCTGATTTTGGAGTTGCTCGGGTTGAGGCTTCAAATCCTAATGACATGACTGGGGAGACTGGGACCCTTGGTTACATGGCTCCAGAG GTCTTAAATGGAAGCCCATATAACAGGAAATGTGATGTGTATAGTTTTGGTATCTGTTTGTGGGAGATATATTGCTGTGACATGCCATATCCTGACCTCAGTTTCTCAGAAGTGACTTCAGCTGTGGTTCGCCAG AATCTGAGGCCAGAGATACCAAGGTGTTGCCCTAATTCTCTGGCAAATGTAATGAAGCGATGCTGGGATGCTAACCCTGACAAACGACCAGAGATGGATGAGGTGGTTGCTATGATAGAAGCCATTGATACATCAAGAGGAGGAGGTATGCTTCCTGTTGATCAGCCTCAGGGCTGTCTTTGTTTTTTCCGCAAGTATCGAGGTCcttga
- the LOC117904430 gene encoding bidirectional sugar transporter SWEET5-like has product MVSKDTARTIVGIIGNIISFGLFASPIPTFKKIYHEKTVGGFKPDPYLATVLNCSLWVLYGLPFVHPDSVLVITINGIGLVMEIIYVSIFFTYSDWAKRKKIVMALLCIVIFVAAVAGITMGAFHTHHDRSMFVGILCVVFNVVMYASPLTVMRRVIRTRSVKYMPFFLSLANLMNGIVWLIYALIKIDAYIMIPNALGTISGLVQMVLYAAFYKSTPREEEEVKKIQEVQLSGI; this is encoded by the exons ATGGTCAGCAAAGACACGGCAAGAACCATTGTGGGCATCATCG GCAACATTATATCGTTTGGCCTATTTGCCTCGCCTAT CCCaacatttaagaaaatataCCATGAAAAAACAGTGGGTGGGTTCAAACCAGACCCCTATCTTGCAACTGTGTTGAATTGCAGCCTGTGGGTGCTATATGGCCTTCCTTTTGTCCATCCAGATAGCGTTTTGGTTATCACAATCAATGGCATTGGGCTTGTCATGGAGATCATTTACGTGTCCATCTTCTTTACATACTCAGACTGGGCAAAAAGG AAAAAGATCGTGATGGCTCTTCTGTGCATAGTGATCTTTGTTGCTGCCGTGGCCGGCATTACTATGGGAGCTTTCCACACTCACCATGACAGATCTATGTTTGTTGGGATTTTATGTGTTGTGTTCAATGTTGTTATGTACGCTTCACCGCTCACTGTCATG CGACGAGTCATCAGGACGAGGAGCGTCAAGTATATGCCATTCTTCTTGTCTTTGGCAAACCTCATGAATGGAATTGTTTGGCTCATTTACGCCCTCATTAAAATAGATGCCTACATAATG ATTCCCAATGCTTTGGGAACCATTTCAGGGTTGGTGCAAATGGTCCTCTACGCTGCCTTCTACAAGTCAACCCcaagggaagaagaagaggtgAAGAAGATACAAGAGGTTCAACTCTCCGGGATCTAA